One Zymoseptoria tritici IPO323 chromosome 5, whole genome shotgun sequence genomic window, CGGGCATATCGGAGCTCCTGCCAAACAAATGGCGGTACGTCTGCCGCCCTCTCAAAATTCTTCACGGTCACTAACAGGACCCCATCAGCGGCACGGGCATCGGTCTCACAGAAACATGCATAACAATCCCATGGTCCACCGCCAGCGTCCTGATCGCATCGACCCTAAATTCTCGAACAGCAGCCGGCTGGCGCTGGTGCTACTACATCGGCATTACATACGGAGTCATCAGTCTGGCCGGCACAGTCGCCTTCTACTTCCCGCCCAAACGACCACAGTACGACTTTGACCGGACGAGATGGCAACAAATACGGGAGATCGACTACATTGGCTGTGCGCTATACGCCACCGGTCTGACTTCATTCCTGATCGGACTCACATGGGGAGGCCAAGCCAACCACCCTTGGAAGGGTGCTTCCGTCCTGGTCCCGCTGGTCCTTGGAGTCTTCCTGCTGATCGGCTGTTTCGCCTACGACTTCACGCTCGCCAAACAGCCCTTCTTCCCGCGGAAGCTGTTCTCGCAGTTCCGCGAGTATACACTCCTGCTggtcatcgtcttcgtggCGGGAATGATGTTCTACTCCATGGCCAGTATTCTACCACAGGGGACGCTCTACATGTTCACCAGCGATCCCATTCAAATTGGCCTCGTCGCACTGCCGAATGGTTTCGGCCAGCTGCTTTTTGGCGGCTGTCTTACATTGCTGATGGGAAAGATCGGACACTTGAAGCTGCAGTTGATCGTCTTGCTGACGCTTCAGACGCTTTTCATCGCGGTGCTGGCTGCGACCATCCCGGACAATAAAACTGCTTGGTCGGCTTGTCAGTTCTTCGCCGTCGGACCGTTCACGCTGCTTACCCTCGTGTGCTATGTGATTGCCGGACTGAACGTCCCACTGCGACACATAGGTCTGGCATCCGGTCTGATTGGTACATCCCGCAGCGCCGGAGGCAGTGTAAGCAGCAAGCACAGTCACAACACAATCACATCCACCACTAACAAGACCCCCACAGCTCGGTAACGCCATCTTCGCCTCCATCCTCCGCGGCGTCGTCAACCCCCGCCTAGCGCCCTCAATCGCCCGCGTCGGCCTCGCCGCCGGCCTCACCCCCGAGGATCTCCAGACGTTCATCCCAGCCGCCATCACCCAAAACCTCGGCGTTCCCGGATCATACGCCGCGCTCCCACAAGTCAGCCCAGCG contains:
- a CDS encoding putative major facilitator superfamily transporter (MFS-MDR transporter belonging to the DHA2 subfamily. These type of MFS transporters are implicated in MDR and secretion of fungal secondary metabolites.), whose protein sequence is MANDASVTRVSKDDVSVTMIDDLKQIPSIPIDLDDPHRGALEDNPEHAERLSGRLVLAVISLCLSYVCPISCGFIMPSAILVQIGTDLGDTINITWIVGGWSIASSVSFSIAGSLSDIFGRRYTVIIGEVLAIVGSVIACTSKTTLNVAAGSTVIGFGCGIIFVSYAGISELLPNKWRGTGIGLTETCITIPWSTASVLIASTLNSRTAAGWRWCYYIGITYGVISLAGTVAFYFPPKRPQYDFDRTRWQQIREIDYIGCALYATGLTSFLIGLTWGGQANHPWKGASVLVPLVLGVFLLIGCFAYDFTLAKQPFFPRKLFSQFREYTLLLVIVFVAGMMFYSMASILPQGTLYMFTSDPIQIGLVALPNGFGQLLFGGCLTLLMGKIGHLKLQLIVLLTLQTLFIAVLAATIPDNKTAWSACQFFAVGPFTLLTLVCYVIAGLNVPLRHIGLASGLIGTSRSAGGSLGNAIFASILRGVVNPRLAPSIARVGLAAGLTPEDLQTFIPAAITQNLGVPGSYAALPQVSPALQDAANQAIRDVYAVGFRRVFYATIPFGVLAIVCACFITDPSIYLTNHTSVHMEGEGREHGAKGKGEDG